In the Necator americanus strain Aroian chromosome X, whole genome shotgun sequence genome, ACATGCCTCGACAAGGCCACGCCCTATGGAGGCCGAGACGACCATCCTACTAGATGGTCTCTTGGCTATAGAAATACATAGACAGCGACACAGTTACaaggaaagatgaaaatataataagaGACACAGACAACTATGTAGTTGCAAGGAAATAGGAAGAACAAAATTAGAATCACAGATCACACATTGTAACTACAAATGCACATATATGTTTAAGTTTTCTATAGATAAATTATGAGTAACTGTACCGGAAAGATTAAACATATAACGCAATCCCTCTCGTCTCCAGAAATAGAACAGGTGGACCATAACGCAATGAACTCTTTAAACCCCAGTCTCTACCTCGCACCTATAAAGGTCATGTCATCGTCTATCGATTAGCGTTTCGTTCAATAACAATCTTCTACTGTCActtaataacagaaaaaaaaatatctctcTAATGACAACAACTTTAAACGTAAGAACATAATAACACATAACTATTTGTAACATAAAAAAGCACGcagtaaagaaagaaaacagtattGCACTGGATGGATACTACTAGCAGAAATTATAAGTAGAGTGCAGAGATTTGATTTACTTAATTAGACAGACAAAGGATTCCAAATATATAGCAGAACAATTCCTAAGTATACAATAGAACTCTTACTCATACGTTGTGATGACTGGACTTGGAAAATAGGACTAACCATTCCATCGAAGTTTTCTTACTTCAACTTTTCCTCTCGCAATCACCACTTGGTCCATATGGAAATACGAACCTACACAGTTGGTGTAGTTGTAAACTCGCGTTCTTACATTTAGACATTAAGACTGAATTAACAAAGAAGCAACGAACTAAGCaagaagccaaaaaaaaccgaaaacgaaagagaaaagaccgaacagaactaaacgaaaataaagaatagcgCAAAGGACATTGGTAATTGTTCTCAAATGCTTCGCATTCGTTTCCTTTTCAGTTTCCCCGAATCTCAAATCTCCCTGTGTGTTCTCGTCCAGCCGTTCTGGCTGTTTCACCATTTCGACTTTGCGTTTGTCGAGAACATACGCGTATTCACCACGCTTGCGATGTCGGGCAAATAAGTGGGCGGAGCaatgggcggaaccacccaGTTAGGCAGCAGCGAGAGTTAATTCCTTAGGGATATGTTTCTTCGTTAATTGCTCTGCCGAGACATGATCgaggcatgctcgaaaatctgcagggaccctctttacacgcaccctcATATTTGGATGGGAACACAAAGAAACTTCATGTGGAGCATGTCTCCTTTCTAGGCGGTTTGATTCTCTTTAAGTCTAGATAGAAAAACCTAATAAAGCAGAGTTCAGTTATTCTTATCTAAATTCTAAAGAACTAGAAGTTATCAGAAAAGAACGTAATTTATCAAATTGTATGGCAAATCTTCTCATACAAAAGACCcccaaaaatgtttttttcgtcaCGATCCTCTAAACCTTGCAATGTTTACACACGCTGAGCATTTTCGGTATTGTTGTCAAATTCATTTGCGAATTGTTGAATAGTGTGtcatatttatatattgtAATCCCCTTGGTGCAGCTCTaacttttcttatcttttgcACAAATCTCGATCCAATTGGGGATCGAACCCTCGGGCCCCAATGTCGCATTTGTGGAACAACTGTTCTTTTCTCggtctttttttgaaatatagtATGTCACTATCAACTTCTTTCCGCATTctaacctctttttttctccttatttcccttttctcctttccgacttctctttcttcgatctttttctcctctgagCTTGCAACGTCATCTGTGCCGCTAGAATTACATGATGAAGGGAGCTGCAAAACCCATCCTTCCACGctggttccttttttttttaaagaagaggTGCAAGTCCTGTCTTCGTTCAGCAAAGCTGTGAGCGAAACACTACTGTTTGCGGATGTTCCGGCAatttagattttcttttagattAGATCTTTTAGATTTTCTCTTGTCTGTACTTCCAAGGAAGCTTTAGACAGATTGCTGCAGCTCGATGTTGAATCCTATCAGATCAAACCTGAAGTTTATTTCCAAACAGCTCCTTGaatcttttattatttcgaACTAGGATGTTGTACTGCAGTGGAGATGCAAAGTCGGTAATGTTAATGATGATTTCTCTAAGACTCATTTCGCAACTGCTCTCATATCCGAGAACACATTCAACTACTGTTGTACATATAACGAGTCACTCCGGCACatggatgcgatagtcggTCGATAGATACTccgaccctcttcacttttgggcggttggcaAAAGGGGCTTCCTCACCACTTGAGCTTCACTCTATGAATTAGAACCTCTCCCTAATTAGATCCCCgcctcctccctatcgcacctatacTCCGGGGTTTCTACGCAAGCCCAACACAAAACCTAATTTCAGGCTAGGGCACCAATTCTCTCTCCAATTCCATTCCTCTTTCTACTTGAAAAGCACAGGAAGTAATGTTGATGATAACCACTGGGTTCCATTTATTTGCCAAGTACATCTTCTCTGTCTGGATATTCGCATAAACTTTCTTACGTAAACGTTACATCTACACAATTTAACATTTTATGCGAGTCACTTTACATCTGTGATGAGGATAATATCAAACTTCTACGAATGACGAAGGAGAAGATGTGGCATCACGAGAAGTAGACTTGGCGATAACAAAGCTCCAGCTGAGAGAGTATGTTTGCATCATGCATTACCTGCCCATAAATTTAGCAGAACGGGCATGCTCAATAGGATGAAAGCAGTAAAATTGTTAAGGATTTTAAACTATTCCTACGAACTTGAACATCTTACCTTTTCAGTTGTTAACGGCCTGTAAACACAACCTTTCTGATGCTAACTTCAGGTCAAGCGACGCAGAAGTTTTCACAGCTAAAGCTATCATAGGGACTAGGTGTCGTACAGGCAGAATATCGAggttctttaaaggcagcgtaccacgaattcAACGTGGAGCGGAAACCACGGCAAAATCGTAGAGTTCAAGTACAATTaagttaattttaaataataactTCCAGAACCGGCTATGCACATCCACCACCTCTTCATTTTGAAGATCTTGGCCGTCCAGATTCGTGTCTCAACAGCGGAGgtttagtttttctctttttaagaATGCGCCTCAGTAAAGgtgcttaaattttttttcagatgtttcACACGTTGACTCGACATTGAAAAGAGGTATGCTGAGTGGGGGAAGAAAAGACTGTAAGTCAGTTTCGCGGAAGCAGTCGATGCACCAGAAGTTTTTCGGAGGTGGAGATAAGCACAAAGTTAGTGAAACGGCCTCcattctcaagtttttttctcaaatgagCTGCGGTAAGTGCGACAAAGAGTGCAAATGCGGACTTTGTTCCTCAACAGCTGACATTAACATTAACACGTTAACAACGTTAACATTTGCGATCGAAGTCCTAGCTAGCTAAAAGCGGACCCCAGAGATGAACACCCAGCGCATCCCGTTGCGCGCAGCTCCTACGCAGCAGCGGCgggcttcatatcgttttgacgaGATTGTATATTATATGAGTATGAATATATGTACATGCCGCTGGTTTTCTCTGGGTTAGTGGGTTGAGGAAGAAGTcgtaaatggtttttttttagtgggaAATTCAGTAGAAATAGAACGcgttttaaaatgttttatgacattcgatagagaatttcttaatcttcaaaattgtccttttctgttttttttttttagttctgtcgattcttttttctaatttttaaaaatttttctaatcttTAAAACGGAGTGCTAAGTCAACAAACGGAGCATTTTGAcaccttcagtttttttttttgcaatcgaAGTGACAGAGCCTTTGAAGCCTCTTGTGAAATCTGTTTCGCGTAGAAGGCATCGAATGAGGCATTGAAACTCtaataggaacaaaaaaagacatagaaaaacatgaaaaagaagaacataaGAAAACACGATAAAACCAGTGGGCGGGATAAGACTAGATTCAATATAAATGAGATTAAAGTGATATTAAGCATCTTATCTTCTAAATGACACTTATATTGATCCTGTGAAAAGTGCACATTAGTGCACACTGCAATAAAGGATAATTCAGTTTGACAACGTTTTACCATTGTGGAAACCCAACAAAAGCTGTTTAGGGACCTGACTGGAATGTGCTTTCAAGTCcggcttttcttttttagctCCTCTCATTTGGATCTTCACATCTAAATCTCTCTAGAGTGCATCTTCACGCTATAAAATCCACTCAAGAATGTTTAACAAATGTGAGATAGTGACGCGACGCTTCCTCTCGCAACTAATGGTAAGATCTTGGTTCAAACATATTGCGTAGTGGTATGCACGGTGTTGCTGTGCGAAGTCAAATCATTAATCATGAATCTTGCTGAGACAGAGACACCTTGCTTGTATGCGACGTAATGGAAAGGTGGTGCTCCATTTGATTGAAATAACTATACTCGGTGCTCAAAACAGATACAAGCAACTGATTGTGTTATGGGATCAGAAACGATAAATTGTGATGAATAGCAGTGGCAATGGTTCCCACGACAAGAAAATCATATATAGAAAATCGACGAACTTTCCCTTTAAGAAGAGCGTGTGGAAAACTAGAGAGCACCTCGAGTGCAGCATTTAAAAACCTTTCAACGAAAACTATTGTTGACATTTCAAATATGATCGTCATATGCACTGAAAAGACTTCTCAAAATGACCTAAAAATGATGATCTTCTACAGAGCTATTTGTTGTCAGCgggaatatttcttttaaaccCTTGCACGGATTTACCATTCATTATTCCTACTTAGGCGATTGTACTACATTTTTAGAGTGATTTAAACGGCGATTATGGCCAGCTGCCACCACAGCAGCGAATACGGCGGCTCCATGCTAAAGTTGCAGAATTAGAAaaggaacgagaaaaaagacaacaaagCCGAGATGGATTGGCAAAAATGAAACAGGTACTTCTTAAGGATGTTCGTACGctgcaaatgttttttttttcttgttttgtcaGCGACCATACAATGCTTTTTCTTGCTGACAGGGGAGTGACGTATGTAAACTTTTAAGATTTCCATTTATGTCGTCACATTGTGGCGGTCTGACATCAGTTGCGACTGACATAATACTGctgattggttttttttttcaatgaaacgCAGTGAATCACAGTCAGTTTGATTCCAACGGTTAATGCCCAATTGCTAAAATGGTATTTCATACAGAAGATTTTTTGTTAGAGTCAGTGTGACCTAGTCATCCTCTCTGCCTCTCGTTTACAATAGATGATGTGGATAAGCACCAAGCTTCGTCAACAAAGTTAAATTATATCGTTAGAAACATGGTTCGCATATGATTACGTTTGAACTAGTCGACGTGTTCTGTGCTATTTATCGCAActtccacttctttctttgatttctgtttctgtttagGTTTATACAGATAATCCGAAGATGGGCAATGCGGCTGACTGCGAGTCTCAACTTTGTCAGTATGAGAAGGAAATTGAATCTCTCAACCAGCAAATTGCCAAGTTTCGCCTGCTTTTGGAAGACACACAACTTCAAAGTaatctcttcttcattttacGGCTGTTTTGTTACTAGAACTAGGTGTATTTTTGGATAGTAGGAATCATCGGAACTAATGCATACTTTTGCGAAACCACACTCACCACGTATTACCACACTTACCTTACTTGGACGTAACAAAGACGAGATTACGTGCCTAACTGACTTGATCGGCGGGTTGGTATTgtcgggtgcgtgtaaagagggtcccggcggaatttcgagcatgccccggtcatgcctcgtcagagcaattagcgctGGTGCGTgccctaaagagattcactttcgttagcacctaaataggtgactctgcttacctaccgataatcatacgctgcatcaccggctaggatataattcactatccactaaattgttttggagaatcatatacattcactgcaattttgtgacgtgaagtgatctcaatttagtaatcgtaccagaagcaagagaaaccCTCAcgtaaaaaatgagataaggatgtaccTAATAGTGgattcaaattacgtgcataaaaattttcgtttttctttcgttatcctgtaactcgcaAGCTTTtctgtagcctaatttatttctgggcagaggaaccttctgtatctctgacttcttggaacttacaggaagaaaaagagttcaaatttcgtaagatttctagactttctgatgGTGATAtgaagacaaactcactcccttcctttattagaacaccattcaaaatcccatgtacttctatctagcactattattctttgacttattcggtaatttcgacagctcataccactcttctttgcatattttcttgtaactccgcagttttctgcgtctctgtggctagaaaaacatctaagacggttgtctgcgtcttcatgaactactggagcgtgacctcttcgaggtatgctcgcgtatccgccggcatatccactgggcacgttatgtctcggaggcattcgcggagaatccgccgggaccctctttaccgttccccggTATTGTCACCTGACACGGTTACTCGTATTCTCGCCGAGGCGTATAGTCCTCGAAAATAGATCTGAAAGACATAGTGTCTCGCGTGTGAACTACCATTCGACGCCGAGCGACCCGAGTATCCTCATGTCgggcagttcagcgtaactAAACGGAGAGTTGTTACGAAAGACTCCATGTTTCTTCTAGGTACTTGACTCATTTGGGTTGGGATTTGGCGAGGTGTTGGATGACAGCTCTCTTATCCAATAGGTAACTTCCACCATATAACTGTGTAAATCACATAGCTCGAGCTTGCCGAGGGCGTATACTCTAACGTCTGATGGCATTTGGTGGAAAGCTAACACGAGCAGATAGCAAATCACACTGTACATGTGCCCCAGGATGCGATTATTCGTGAATAAATTGGCGATTTTTGCTACTCAATTTTTCGTTGCTGAACAccggttttctcttcttccctGATCTCAACGGTTCGCTCatgaaaaatattgtcaaAACTTTCTAGGATTCTCGAAATCTGGGTGCTATGTTTTTTGTACCCATTTCACACGATCGTTATGACAACTACAACATTATTTCGGAAAAGAACGTGAGCAATCGTTGTTCTTTGATTATTTTGTGACTACATTCATATGTCCATTGCTGGTGCTAGAAAAAGCGAATGTTCTAAGAACCTCTTTAATTGCTGTTTTGTTTCAATGTTCCTTTCCATTTATTGATATTGGTATCTAACTAACCAATCAACTACTCGTTGAACAAGTAAGTGTCGAATTTTCACAGCTTGCTGAGTTGCTTTATAGACCTGATCTACCCTTTTGAAACTATTCGATACTGTATCGGTAAATCTCATCAGAATGATAACGAGGTCAAATCAAAATAACCTCATTTGTGATGCAATTTAGCGAGAGGTTGCACTCGTGGTGCGATCCTCTCTAGATCCAATCGAGCTGTGGAGCAAGCGTAAGCACTCATGAAATTGCAGCACAAATTAGGTCGCCTTTATCCGATTGCATCATTTTAGTTTTAAACATCGTGAGCAACACGCTTAGCTACTGgttcgaactttttttttgaagagctgATGCCGCAATATGGTGTAAGCGATTGCGTTTGAAGATTACTCCAACTGCTCGAAGATTACTCTAAGCGTATATGCAGTCATCAGTTGTAAATTCATGAGCTGCAATATCGCGTATTCGTGAACTTATGAGTAGAGCCAGATTCATCAATGACCCAGGTAGAGAAGGGAAGTCTAATACGTCAGAAATCTcagtgagaaaaagaaagtcacAGGCGACGATCGGATCAGGTTTGTAGTGCAACTTGTGCACAAGATAAACCGTCTAAGTGGAGTTAGTTGCACTTAAGTGTTTAAACATGGCTGAAACATAAGTGAAGAACCAATCGACAGTTGGGGATACCTTTTCGACCACATTGCTGGGCACTTATACCTGAGAAGAGAATTCTGCAACTTGCAAGTAGCTGTAGCAGTTGCAGCCGTTTATAGCAGAAAGCAGTATTTTTCCGTCCGTCCGATCCAAATTCCCCCTTGACATTTAAGATCATGTGTACCCCAAATTGTGGTAATTATTATCTATAGCTACTACACCGAGCTGgtttagcgcagtcggtaagagattccgctgtttctgcacgatcgatcggaggttcgagtttTCTAGTGCCAATTAAACCTTTCATCGCTCCGAgttcgacaaattggtacgaGGGTCGTCGCTGCAAGTCATTCTTAGGGTGCACGCTCGTTTATTAAGCTCAAATGAATTCTAAGTTGAAGTCGAATATGTAGGCGCATAGGGGTTGATCAACGTCTTGCACGTtgtctttatcctttatctgtGCAACGCCTGTTAGTTTGGGGAACAGTATGCTTCTCGGGAAACCAACCGTGTAGAGTAGGTAAATAAAATACACCGAAAATGACCAAGATATGATGCAATGTTCAACATGTGGTAatgattcaaaaaaggaatattAAGTGCATCCTTGAAAGTTAGAATGTGAAGTGCACtgtgacttacttgactttaTCGGCGGGccgatgtcatcgcctgacacAATTAACTGTATCTTTGCCGAGGTGTGTCGTCTTTGAACCTAGCTCTGCCCAGGCTTTTTGATCTTCCTCGAGAGCTTCACAGAATCAACCCATTCATCGCTCTTCCATATCCTGCGTATCGCCTTATGtatcgcctgaactgcctatccacgccgagtgccCTCGGGTGTTCTTTCACCACcgcagtccagaacttccgttttcggccaggttgcctcttccagcttgaatccgacaaattcctcaaaactcgttggacaaggggatctgctggtctcctcATTATACGACCAAGGAAGCGAAAACGACTTCCTGtggtacaccacatcgatttcCGCATAaggatcttcattgtggcatacccctGGCCAAAATATAGCCAAACAGcggtctaagcagctttctttTCATGCAATTAAGCCTCTCATCACAGTAGGCAGTGCTGCCCAAGTTTCCGATCTGTGCACAATGATGGAGCGAGTTgcagataggtagactcgcagcttgacttcgttggtgatggaggTCGACcgcaggcatttcgttaaggagttgaatgcagaagtggccttagcgctactttgctgaatatctttgtCGTAGCTGTCGTTGtctttcagcatacagcccaggtaacacaACTCATCGAAGAGAtcgatcggttgtccgtccaccctgatttcctttcgaggtctcgaagagatccacatctgcttgcatttatcagggtgTAGACTTAGTCTATAAGCTGCAGCTAGCATTGAAGCAAGATGGAGAACATGGTGGAggttcgtactgctttccgcgaatacaAAAACATCGTCGGCATgctcgagatcagtcaaggggcaacCTGATGGGGCGAAGACGATGTCTGTAGAACACTGATCATCTATTCTTtgcatgatgtcatcgacgGCGAAGCTGAAGATGAAGAGTCCTGCCACTGCTCCTTGTTTTACTGTAATTACCATCTCCAACGATGTTTTACATCCAGCTGGTGGTCGAATTGCAAGGAGTTGTTCCTTGATTCATGTCATGAaacaagcgaacgaactttcctgttACTCCATCGGcacgaagcgcgttgagaagacggcatCGATAAGAGAAGACGAAATTGGCTTTAGCATTCAGAAAGGCTAATTGTATTAGCTTCGAACACTGCTACCAGATTTCAATCACTTTTCTAACGAAGAACACCTGGTCAGTCATAGATCGGCTAAGATGAAAGCCAGCTTACTCGTcacgcgttgtttcttcgcaatGCTTCATAAGGCGGTGCTGTGTCCACTCTTGGTTTGTGAAGATGATTTATTCCGCACCGAACTTGCTCGCTCTTCTATGTGCCAAACATTGCTACGTACATTGAGCTAGTGAATAAGACCTCTCAACACATGGAAATTGCATACAATGGCGATAACACAATATACACGACAAACATAGCATAACATGAACTAGCATAGTTAACATCTCTACAGCTCCAACAGTCGGTCTACGATATTCCGCTCCAAAACCGTGCACATAACACggagcaaagagattcctcgatagttTCTAGGGTCAGTGACGAATAACGTCTCGTCGAATTATGATCGCGGGTCTCCACGAGTGAGGTATCCCTTCGTCTACGCATATTGAGTGTaagatctttgtcatctcacgaattccAGACGAAGGAAGATATTCCAGCATTTCTGCACTAATTCCATTGTTTCCATccgattttccatttttatcctTTGGATACAGAACAAAACCTCCGACTCAGTTGGTGGTTCCTTGTCAACCGCATGCGTCGGTCTAttaacgtgctcgagttcaagagctgacggtgcttgcGAGTTCAGCAAAGTCTTGATGTggtccctccaaattggaagggttgatTTACCGAGCGCCGCTCCAttgaggactggagaacatcCTTGCATTtggccgctatactgtttcaATAAAACGTACTCTTCTCGCGGGTTCTTGTCTTCACATTTTCAGATTCCTttgctcttgacgtccattaGTTTTCGCCGTCTTTTTGGAGCTGGCGgcgcaacttccttctcagacgctttttcttgttgaaatcgccagtgcTGCGGGTTTCGCATACAGATGACTTTTGTTTCcccagatgcaaaggcaatcTTCTTCTGTGGCAGTAGAACCAAGATCGTTTCCCTTCctgcgtcctggatgcactttgtgaaggaatccgcatcgctaagcttcttatTGGTTCGTACTCGAATACACGATATACTAGATAGATACACGTTGGccgaatttcgttctgcattcttcttctttcagacTTATCATGTctattttcggttgaagaggaactcctcggtttctcttttGAAACCTTATCTTAAacctgagaagaactggacggtgatcagagtcgaacgcgacgtaccaaacagctctagaatTCGAATATCTAACTAGAAAATGTTCCTCATCAGAACGAAGTCGAGCCGAAGGTTGAGAGTTCTCATCTTCCTCTTGCGCTGTTTTTCAGACGTTGAAAGTGCTCACCCCTGCCATGAAAGCTGATGGTATCTATTCCTCTTgtacgtggaagcgatgaacagtcccgtctgttcacataagtcgacAAGACGGTAACCCTTATCCGACATGCGCTCTGCTGGATAATAACATTTTCCTTGCACATCGGATTATTGTTCAAGTCCCattttcgcatttgcgtcgattccgacagtgacacttttttgcaatgtatgggaatctttagCAATACAACGGTGAGGTTGTATAGCACTTACGTTGCCAATACACTGggacgcctgattgcgtttagttaaagcaggtaCATCACGTGCAggcagcaatcagactcgtatacgcggcccaaTATTGAAAGttgagtaaataaaatagacaGTTCAAAAAGCTCGTCTGTTGGTTTGCACTCCATAATATACTCGTTAGTTGTAGAATATAGGGCGTATACTTGTAGAAGCATATGTTCATATTCCTTCATTATAAATCTTTCTATAAGAGTATCGCTAACATCCTTTGCTAAAACGAAGTCTACGTATATCCAATCAAGGCATCCTCATGTAGCTCGAAAGTGGTTAGCCACTATTATACCGGTGATATTGGGGATTTGCTCCTGCATAAGTGTTGATAAGTGATCATTGTTAGATGCTATTGCAGCAGCATTCACTTTTGCTGTCTGAATTATAAATATGTCGCGTTTACCTCCAAACTCTTTTGTTTCAACAAAATGAGTCTACGTGCTATACCTCAAGAGAATcaacagaatttttgaaaaggacaCTTTACTGGGCCCATTATTTCAACTCCTTTAGAGGTCTCCTCGGTCCCCGGATCTTTTACCGTGTGATcgttttgaggaaaaagaagcaatgCAGTTTTGAAACCTTTTGGGATGAGTAGCTCGAGAAATTCGAATGATTTTGTTTGACATGATTCTGAGGTGTATGAACGATTTTTACACCCGTCTAGACAAGAACGACAGCAATTTGGGTGGTTATTTCTCGCACCTGAATTGGATCTTTTTTATTGTGCTCCGTGCTTTTCGCGAGGCAATGTGTGTCATATATACGTATTGcatcacgaaaaaaagaaactgaaagtCGTCCGAAATTAATTGAGTGCTATTTTTCAAATTGCCGCAATTCCCAGCTAGATCCTCTGTTTTCAGCATAACGATGCTTATAAGTTTGAGAGGAGCCATATATTTTTGACCAATTTTTCACACTCTGTAGACCTCGTGGTTGTGCACACAGTgggaaaagtagaaattcgCACCAGTTCTTTCTTGGAAAGGAACATTTCACTTCCGTATCAAAACCTCACATTTGTGTTAATTTATCTGACATTTATTTACCATCGTTTTAGATTAGTGTCATGTTCAGGCGGGAACGACACCCCACCCTCTCTCCGATCAGGAAGTTCAGCCGGAAGTGCACCACCTGCGCGTCTTCCACATCCGCAAACGTCTCAACGTGATAGTTACAGCGAAGAGAGCATCGCGAGCAGTGATGGTGGCAACACTCCAAACCGAAGTGGAGAACTGCGTCGTGATGAGGTCTGGCTCATTGCTTTCTTGACGTATCACTTATATACGTTCTCTGCTCCCGAAATGGTTGTCGTTATCGTCGATTAGTACCCGATACATGATAGCTGATTTGATGTCGTATTAATGCCCAATTCTGAACTTTTGTTTATCTTCACCAAGGAGATAAGGTCTACCGTTGTTTCATATTCCACCGTCCCATAGAAAtatccacttttttaaatgtgtttcATACAGGTATACGAGGAGTGTGCAATGCCAGCGTTAGGTACAGCCGTTGCCCAGTTTCCCTTTGAAGGTGGTACAGAGGGTACTATTGGGATACAAGAGGGTGAAGAACTGTTGCTTATCGAACGCGATGAAGGAGACGGATGGACGAGAGTTCGACGGTAATTCGAatattttcacgttttttcaggtttttatTACTGGTTTACTTTCTTCTtagttattttaaaaacaattcaCTTAAAATCTAAAGTTATTCCGTACTTTAGGATAGAAAAATACTTTGAATTCGTAAGTCTTGTCTACTAATTGTTTAGCAGTTTGAGAACAATTATAAGGTTCTGACAAACTGGAATTCCTTGTGTCGGAgtgcttcgatttttttgtggCCTTAAGCAAGATCCTAGTTATGGCAAATCAGTAGTATTAGGTtggctacttatttttttacgcACGGATT is a window encoding:
- a CDS encoding hypothetical protein (NECATOR_CHRX.G22241.T2) produces the protein MVMEMCIASDADVLPIIARCHEDMRKAVEQIDAVQDTAMVVEQFKTGYAHPPPLHFEDLGRPDSCLNSGDVSHVDSTLKRGMLSGGRKDCKSVSRKQSMHQKFFGGGDKHKSDLNGDYGQLPPQQRIRRLHAKVAELEKEREKRQQSRDGLAKMKQVYTDNPKMGNAADCESQLCQYEKEIESLNQQIAKFRLLLEDTQLQSGNDTPPSLRSGSSAGSAPPARLPHPQTSQRDSYSEESIASSDGGNTPNRSGELRRDEVYEECAMPALGTAVAQFPFEGGTEGTIGIQEGEELLLIERDEGDGWTRVRRIDSSTEGFVPSSYLQSKWYAADET
- a CDS encoding hypothetical protein (NECATOR_CHRX.G22241.T1), with translation MLYCQAIDLERIKDTKMVMEMCIASDADVLPIIARCHEDMRKAVEQIDAVQDTAMVVEQFKTGYAHPPPLHFEDLGRPDSCLNSGDVSHVDSTLKRGMLSGGRKDCKSVSRKQSMHQKFFGGGDKHKSDLNGDYGQLPPQQRIRRLHAKVAELEKEREKRQQSRDGLAKMKQVYTDNPKMGNAADCESQLCQYEKEIESLNQQIAKFRLLLEDTQLQSGNDTPPSLRSGSSAGSAPPARLPHPQTSQRDSYSEESIASSDGGNTPNRSGELRRDEVYEECAMPALGTAVAQFPFEGGTEGTIGIQEGEELLLIERDEGDGWTRVRRIDSSTEGFVPSSYLQSKWYAADET